From the Danio aesculapii chromosome 9, fDanAes4.1, whole genome shotgun sequence genome, one window contains:
- the mfsd6b gene encoding major facilitator superfamily domain-containing protein 6-B, which produces MASDRMAILADDEEDQKRKYVLSEPFNTLSMGQVANTTPSGQTAPSETLPSQSSQSMNCMERCCARIDNRLLISKVFYFFFYSAYGSLHPLLAVYYKQLGMTPTQSGLLVGIRYFIEFCSAPFWGFVADRFKKGKAVLLFSVLCWVVFNCGIGFVKPAAMSCVSVDPTIQSPVNFTNYTHAGNHTRQRRYLIEDTYTSPPLSQPILAAYRPHSRYVRSANINTTSAPFRNSTVDISMASNLTTVSLSATKVPSKSTSTMETQAITAKIKEYIIVFNKQQVDTIFLLILLVIIIGEFFSAPAVTIVDTVTLQYLGQNRDRYGLQRMWGSLGWGIAMLSVGIWIDNTHITIFIHGSGCSLPDYKNYQIAFIVFGVLMTSALIVATQFHFDNRAYRSDEEEDKKEDVEIPQVVQEVSSPESSSDDAPVCPETNPQHFPFKDLFRIICGVRYGTVLFVAWFMGFGYGFVFTFLFWHLEDLKGTTTLFGICSVLSHISELAAYFISHKLIELVGHIRVLYIGLACNTARYLYISYLENAWIVLPMEVLQGLTHASVWAACISYLSAAVPPALRTSAQGILQGLHLGLGRGCGAMLGGVFVNFFGAAETFRGLGMASLVTLLIFSLIQWLLGQNEEKKGTMLAENIPVPSSPVPIATIDLVQNQSTSQPNSDSKTRKTRHQEEQEDPNKPAWVVSASPWVTIAFALYQIRDTVAQTKNNDCQGQQERSEQQTSAAPPGDESTSSQPNALSSPVEYAFQGPASSAFVPQNTHPVRPVEEPPSSTEAEEPVENSTPLPGHSKPLPAITQTQPTKH; this is translated from the exons ATGGCGAGCGATCGGATGGCCATCCTTGCGGATGATGAAGAGGACCAGAAGAGGAAATATGTCCTGTCCGAACCATTTAACACTCTGTCCATGGGGCAAGTGGCAAACACTACACCATCAGGTCAAACAGCACCATCTGAGACACTCCCTTCTCAATCCTCCCAAAGTATGAACTGCATGGAAAGATGTTGTGCTCGAATAGACAATCGTCTCTTGATTTCCAAGGTCttctattttttcttttactCTGCGTACGGCTCTTTACACCCCTTGCTAGCTGTGTACTACAAGCAGCTGGGAATGACACCTACCCAAAGTGGCCTACTAGTTGGAATCCGTTATTTTATAGAGTTCTGCAGTGCACCATTTTGGGGATTTGTGGCGGACCGCTTTAAGAAAGGCAAAGCAGTTTTGCTGTTTTCCGTACTCTGCTGGGTGGTCTTTAATTGTGGTATTGGCTTCGTCAAGCCAGCAGCTATGAGCTGTGTCAGTGTAGACCCTACTATTCAGTCACCAGTCAATTTTACAAACTATACACATGCTGGTAATCATACCAGACAGCGAAGATACTTGATTGAGGATACATACACCAGTCCTCCACTTTCTCAGCCAATTTTAGCAGCATACAGACCTCACTCTAGATACGTTCgaagtgcaaatataaataccacaAGCGCTCCCTTTAGAAACTCAACTGTGGACATCAGTATGGCATCAAACTTAACAACGGTGTCACTCAGTGCCACAAAAGTCCCATCGAAATCTACCTCAACAATGGAAACCCAAGCTATTACTGCCAAAATCAAAGAGTATATCATAGTCTTCAATAAGCAGCAAGTAGATACTATATTTCTCCTGATCCTGTTGGTTATTATTATCGGTGAGTTCTTCAGCGCCCCGGCTGTGACCATCGTGGACACGGTCACTCTTCAGTACCTTGGTCAAAACAGAGACCGTTATGGACTCCAGAGGATGTGGGGATCTCTGGGATGGGGTATCGCCATGCTGTCGGTGGGCATTTGGATTGACAATACACACATCACAATCTTCATCCACGGCTCGGGTTGCAGCCTGCCTGACTACAAGAACTACCAAATTGCATTTATAGTTTTTGGGGTGCTGATGACCTCGGCGCTGATTGTGGCCACACAGTTCCACTTTGACAACAGGGCTTATCGCTCAGATGAAGAAGAGGACAAGAAGGAGGATGTGGAAATACCTCAAGTCGTTCAGGAGGTCTCGTCTCCAGAGTCTAGTTCAGACGATGCACCCGTTTGCCCTGAAACCAACCCGCAACATTTTCCCTTCAAAGATCTCTTCCGGATTATTTGTGGCGTCCGCTATGGTACGGTTCTCTTTGTGGCCTGGTTCATGGGGTTTGGTTACGGGTTCGTGTTCACCTTCCTCTTCTGGCATCTGGAGGACCTGAAGGGCACCACCACTCTTTTTGGCATCTGCTCGGTGCTCAGCCACATTTCCGAGCTCGCCGCCTACTTCATCAGCCACAAACTCATTGAGCTCGTTGGACACATCAG AGTCCTGTATATCGGCCTGGCCTGCAACACTGCACGCTATCTCTACATCTCCTATCTGGAAAATGCATGGATAGTTTTACCCATGGAGGTGCTTCAAG GTTTGACACACGCATCAGTCTGGGCGGCCTGTATCTCGTATTTGAGCGCTGCTGTTCCTCCAGCGCTGCGCACCTCTGCCCAGGGGATCCTGCAGGGGCTTCACCTGGGGCTCGGGAGAGGCTGTGGAGCAATGCTGGGAGGAGTGTTTGTCAACTTTTTTG GTGCTGCAGAAACCTTCAGAGGCCTCGGGATGGCTTCTCTGGTCACGTTACTGATCTTCTCTCTCATACAGTGGCTGTTAGGCCAGAACGAGGAGAAAA AGGGTACAATGTTGGCTGAAAACATCCCAGTGCCCTCCAGTCCAGTGCCCATCGCCACTATTGACTTGGTGCAGAACCAATCCACTTCTCAGCCCAACTCTGACTCAAAGACACGGAAAACCAGACACCAGGAAGAGCAAGAAGATCCCAACAAGCCGGCCTGGGTGGTGTCGGCTTCGCCCTGGGTCACCATCGCTTTTGCCCTCTATCAGATCAGAGATACGGTCGCTCAGACAAAGAACAATGACTGTCAAGGCCAGCAG GAGAGAAGTGAGCAGCAGACCTCAGCGGCGCCACCTGGTGACGAATCCACATCATCGCAACCAAACGCCTTATCCAGTCCTGTAGAATATGCCTTCCAAGGCCCTGCCTCTAGTGCATTCGTCCCTCAAAACACACACCCTGTCCGTCCAGTGGAGGAACCGCCTTCATCTACAGAGGCTGAAGAACCGGTCGAAAACTCCACTCCATTACCGGGACACTCCAAACCGCTGCCTGCAATAACACAAACACAGCCAACAAAACATTGA